The Pontibacter pudoricolor genome contains a region encoding:
- a CDS encoding phosphatase PAP2 family protein → MKARIKRFISALALLSVEAVLVWLAFFGCVLLFVYMAELVFVDKSTAFDEAMFRFAASHTSPETTRIMRFISFFASADYLMVVPVLIVLVFAWFRQLQWFALKVLVISFTSTMMNQALKRVFERPRPETAMLEQSGLSFPSGHAMIGGSFYGLLIYIVWRTVPNPIWRWLLTIVLTLLLLLIGYSRIYLNVHYATDVLAGFSAGILWLLISIYFMRKLEIIYFRKVEKKQV, encoded by the coding sequence ATGAAAGCTCGGATAAAACGGTTTATAAGCGCGCTGGCATTGCTCTCGGTAGAGGCGGTGTTGGTCTGGCTGGCTTTCTTTGGGTGTGTGCTGCTGTTTGTGTACATGGCGGAACTGGTATTTGTAGATAAAAGCACCGCTTTTGACGAAGCCATGTTCCGGTTTGCCGCCAGCCATACTTCCCCAGAAACCACGCGCATCATGCGTTTTATTTCCTTTTTTGCTTCCGCTGATTATCTGATGGTAGTGCCGGTGCTTATAGTTTTAGTTTTTGCCTGGTTCCGGCAGTTGCAGTGGTTTGCGCTTAAAGTGCTGGTTATCTCGTTTACCAGTACCATGATGAACCAGGCGCTGAAGCGTGTTTTTGAGCGTCCGCGCCCTGAAACGGCGATGCTCGAGCAATCCGGGCTCAGTTTTCCCAGCGGTCATGCCATGATTGGCGGCTCGTTTTATGGTTTGCTGATCTACATTGTATGGCGAACGGTACCAAACCCCATCTGGCGCTGGCTGCTGACTATCGTTTTAACCCTGCTGCTTTTGCTCATAGGCTACAGCCGTATCTACCTGAATGTACATTATGCTACCGACGTGCTGGCAGGCTTCTCCGCCGGCATTCTCTGGCTGCTCATTTCCATCTACTTCATGCGAAAACTCGAGATAATCTACTTCCGGAAAGTGGAGAAGAAGCAGGTGTAG
- a CDS encoding phosphatase PAP2 family protein, translating to MIKSFYKKVAAGIALFTVELIFVWLLFIACVVVFFYISSQIVQGDELGVDSAAFDFAATIASPGLDNFIKVITFFASRQFLTPAALLLVAYFVFIKRHRWYSLKVPVVALGSITLNVVLKYFFDRPRPIVPMVEAHGLSFPSGHTMVAASFYGLLIYLVWQNVKQPALKYTLVALLSVFVILIGFSRIYLRVHYATDVLAGFAAGFMWVFIGIYILRRLERYSRKEITPVLIDEPVTKE from the coding sequence ATGATAAAAAGTTTTTATAAAAAAGTTGCCGCAGGCATAGCGTTGTTTACAGTAGAGCTGATCTTTGTCTGGCTCCTGTTTATTGCATGCGTGGTGGTTTTCTTTTACATAAGCAGCCAGATAGTGCAGGGCGATGAGTTGGGTGTGGACAGTGCCGCTTTCGACTTTGCCGCAACTATAGCTTCGCCAGGCCTCGATAATTTTATAAAAGTAATTACCTTTTTTGCATCGAGGCAGTTTTTAACCCCGGCAGCGCTGTTGCTGGTTGCGTACTTTGTGTTTATAAAACGGCACAGATGGTATTCGCTGAAAGTGCCGGTAGTGGCACTGGGCAGTATTACGCTTAATGTGGTGCTGAAATACTTTTTCGACAGGCCACGGCCCATTGTACCGATGGTTGAAGCGCATGGGCTTAGTTTCCCGAGCGGGCATACCATGGTAGCGGCATCGTTTTACGGGCTGCTGATATACCTGGTGTGGCAAAATGTAAAGCAGCCAGCCTTAAAATATACCCTTGTTGCATTGCTATCTGTTTTTGTTATCCTGATCGGGTTTAGCCGCATTTACCTGCGGGTGCATTACGCTACCGACGTGCTGGCCGGTTTTGCGGCCGGATTTATGTGGGTTTTTATTGGCATTTATATTCTTAGACGATTGGAGCGCTATTCACGTAAAGAGATAACGCCGGTTTTAATAGACGAGCCCGTGACAAAAGAATAA
- the thpR gene encoding RNA 2',3'-cyclic phosphodiesterase, whose protein sequence is MDATIRLFIAASLTDELGPYLKEALRPLLDDTLRPIPLQNMHLTLFFIGNVPDTELNTIRHKVKEIAHQFEPFTLQLAAVEQGPKPTSPRLIWARFNEHPEFAKLSKKLSATLALAEPNKLKHTPHITLARYRKNIARPEVKPAIYPEKEITLPVNAIGVWKSELASPHPIYSILESYLLGQNQTKP, encoded by the coding sequence ATGGATGCTACAATCAGGTTATTTATTGCGGCTTCGCTGACCGATGAATTAGGGCCCTACCTGAAAGAAGCACTCAGGCCATTACTGGATGATACCCTACGGCCAATACCCCTGCAAAACATGCACCTGACTTTGTTTTTTATAGGCAATGTACCTGACACAGAACTTAATACGATCAGGCATAAAGTAAAAGAGATAGCGCACCAGTTCGAACCTTTTACCTTGCAGCTGGCAGCAGTAGAGCAGGGCCCGAAACCAACTTCGCCGCGCCTGATCTGGGCACGGTTTAACGAACACCCGGAGTTTGCAAAACTAAGTAAAAAGCTTTCCGCAACGCTGGCACTGGCAGAGCCAAACAAACTAAAACATACTCCGCATATTACGCTTGCCCGCTACCGTAAAAACATTGCCCGCCCCGAAGTAAAGCCCGCCATCTACCCGGAAAAAGAAATAACCCTGCCTGTAAATGCGATCGGTGTCTGGAAATCTGAACTGGCATCGCCACACCCGATCTACAGCATATTGGAGAGTTATCTGCTGGGCCAAAACCAAACCAAGCCCTGA
- a CDS encoding CinA family protein, with protein sequence MTQNDLTELVTYLKDKNLTIAFAESCTAGLLASEFVKAKGSSDVLRGSLVVYQPEVKIKLLDVRKETLEMYTAESQQVTNEMVMGLKKLLDAEINIAVTGLAGGGGSETDEKPVGTVFVSFLYDGKAEEFREVFDGNTQAIRKKTVDYIFEKLKGVLEQHYDR encoded by the coding sequence ATGACCCAAAACGACCTTACTGAACTGGTAACTTACCTTAAAGATAAAAACCTGACTATTGCTTTTGCCGAAAGCTGTACCGCCGGACTACTGGCATCTGAATTTGTAAAGGCCAAAGGAAGCAGTGATGTGCTTAGAGGCAGCCTGGTAGTGTATCAGCCGGAAGTTAAAATAAAGCTGCTGGATGTTCGGAAAGAGACCCTGGAGATGTACACAGCCGAGAGCCAGCAGGTAACCAATGAAATGGTGATGGGGCTGAAGAAATTGCTGGATGCTGAAATTAACATAGCTGTTACCGGACTGGCTGGCGGCGGCGGCTCCGAAACCGATGAGAAGCCTGTAGGTACCGTGTTTGTTTCGTTTTTATATGATGGTAAAGCCGAAGAGTTTCGGGAAGTGTTTGACGGCAATACGCAGGCAATCCGCAAAAAAACTGTAGATTACATTTTCGAAAAGCTGAAAGGTGTGCTGGAACAGCATTACGATCGCTAA